The following proteins are encoded in a genomic region of Astatotilapia calliptera chromosome 22, fAstCal1.2, whole genome shotgun sequence:
- the LOC113014961 gene encoding cyclin-dependent kinase 5 activator 1: MGTVLSLSPSSRKSGYYDNRPGSLSHYPSLSSRSLNSQKDRGLKRGQSIFLPALTWKRLVASTKKKGNSKKGSGGPVALGDPLNNNNNINIYQKDPVLHLNRENVKKSLSCANLSSYEGPAGLGLGLGYGLGMGQGHGYGYTKSQQLSSVKKVPQGTVTSSPKRVIVQASTSELLRCLGEFLCCRCYRLKHLSPADPVLWLRAVDRSLLLQGWQDQAFVTPANVVFVYMLCRDVVDGDLVASEHELQAILLTCLYLSYSYMGNEISYPLKPFLVEAGKEAFWDRCLAIIDATSSKMLRINADPHFFTQVFAELKSEGGCGPQDYSRVLDR; this comes from the coding sequence ATGGGCACTGTACTATCATTATCACCCAGCTCTCGCAAATCAGGCTACTATGACAACCGTCCCGGCTCTCTCAGCCACTACCCGAGCCTCAGCAGCCGCTCCCTCAACAGCCAAAAAGACCGCGGGCTAAAGAGGGGCCAGTCCATCTTCCTCCCAGCACTCACATGGAAGAGACTTGTGGCCTCTACAAAGAAGAAGGGCAACTCGAAGAAAGGCTCTGGTGGCCCGGTGGCCCTCGGGGATCctctgaataacaacaacaacattaacaTCTACCAGAAGGATCCCGTGCTGCACCTCAACCGTGAGAATGTGAAGAAGTCGCTGTCATGTGCCAACCTGTCCAGCTACGAGGGCCCAGCCGGTCTGGGTCTGGGGCTCGGCTACGGACTGGGGATGGGTCAGGGACATGGATATGGCTACACCAAATCCCAGCAACTTTCCTCTGTGAAAAAAGTCCCCCAGGGCACGGTGACCTCGTCTCCGAAGCGCGTCATCGTCCAGGCCTCCACCAGCGAGCTCCTCCGCTGTTTGGGGGAGTTCCTGTGCTGTCGCTGCTACCGCCTGAAGCATCTGTCTCCGGCCGATCCGGTGCTCTGGCTGCGGGCTGTGGACCGCTCGCTGCTGCTGCAGGGCTGGCAGGACCAGGCCTTCGTTACTCCGGCCAACGTGGTCTTCGTCTACATGCTGTGCCGAGACGTAGTGGATGGTGATCTAGTGGCGTCGGAGCACGAGCTGCAGGCCATCCTGCTCACCTGCCTCTACCTGTCCTACTCCTACATGGGCAATGAGATCTCATACCCTCTTAAGCCCTTCCTGGTAGAGGCGGGCAAGGAGGCCTTCTGGGACCGCTGCCTCGCCATCATCGACGCCACAAGCTCCAAGATGCTGCGCATCAATGCAGACCCGCACTTTTTCACACAAGTATTTGCTGAACTCAAGAGCGAAGGAGGCTGCGGCCCTCAGGATTATAGCCGGGTGCTTGATCGGTGA